TCAGAGCCTTTTGTTGTGAGTATTCCCTCGAAACTCTTAACCAGTCCGGTAGAATCAATGGAGTAACCGCTGTTGTTTCCGGTAAAGCCTCCGCTTTCACCGATGGTAATGCTGTGGCTTAAGAGTGTGTCCCCGGAACCATTTTGCGAATTCCGTTCCGATGAACAGGAACACAAAGAAATAGTAAGTAACAGGATAGCACCAATCAGATATTTCAACGTTAATCCTATTAATTATTAATAAAAAAGAATGGTTTTATTAAAAACAGTTTTGCCCGGTTTTAGTGAGTAAGAATCTTTTAACGGCTTAAAACGAAATACCCTTTACTGGAGAACTGGATGAAAGTTCATCCAAATTTATTGTCCACGGGATAAAATAGAATAAACATAAAATAGTATATAGGATAATGCGTCCAATTTGTCAAGTGAAATGCATATAATACTTATAGTAATTTAAATTATTGATAAAAGCCATAACCCGTAAACGAAAATTGCGGTTTTTTGTGGCGGCTTTCCGTGAAGCCCGTAGCGTGCACGCAGAAGTCTGCAGATCGCTGATTCGGCCATAATCCGCGAAGGAGGGAATTATCCCGGGATATCCATCTTCCCTGAAATGATAACCACTGGAACGGAACTATGAGATCTCAGGAATACTGGCGGGTAAATTGAAGTAATCGGGCAAGATGAACTGATACTTTGTAAGCTTCTATTTAATCTCCTGCAGAGATGCAATTTTTGCTATCTGCATCCTTTTCCTTAAATCCAGCTTCTTTAGTATGTTATGCACATGGCTCTTTACTGTGAAGCTCGATATATTTAACTGCTGTGCTATCTCTTTATTTGTAAGCCCTTCTGCAACAAAATGAATTATCTGTTTCTCCCGCGAACTTAAATTCGCCGACTCTAATAAAGACGGCATTTCACTTCCGTTACTGTGCTCAATAATCTGCGAGAAAAGCATATTTGTCAGGCGCTGAGGCAAAACTTTCTCCCCTAAAAAGACAGTTCTTACTGTCGCTAAAAACTCTTCACTTGCTGCATCTTTAAGAATAAACCCCTCAACCCCGCAGCTTACCAGCTGTAGTATATCTTCCTGCTTTGGAAGCATATTCATAATAACAATTTTTGAATTAGGTAAAGCCTCCTTTACAGTTCTTACCAGCTCCAGCCCCTTTTCATTGCAGTTCCCGAGCTCTAAAAGCACTACTGGCGATAAGGATGCTGCGCCTGATGACCACGATGGAATCCCCTCAAAACGCTCACATGCAGCTAACAGCTTGAAGTCCTTTGCCTGTTCAATCATTTCTTTGATACTTTCACGAAGAAGCCAGTTATCTTCTACGATTACTACGGGTATCTTTCTCATAAAATACCTCCACTCTATTTACAAAATACCTGAGCCTGTCCCTGGATCACCTCACTCATATTCAGCTTGAAAATACCACATTTGAGGATTGATAGCAAGCTATAAGGACGTCCTAATAGTATAACCGGGTCCCATTTACTCTAAAACCTGATCTTTCTAATAAAAAAAATCCCACATGTAAAGAATGTGGGATTTTACCAGACTGGGTATATGGATACGGGCATTACTTTACCTGCGATACGTTAGCAAAACTTTCTTCGGGCACTCTTGTAATTGCCCGGCAAAAATTCTTCATGGTTGGGTTCTCGCAGTTCTTCGCAGCCTGGAATATTGCCTCATCACCAGTGTCGGAGTGAAGCTGGTCAAGCGTAATTGCCGCAAGGACGCGTGTCTCTGTTTCTATGTTGTTGTCATTTATTATTTTAATCAGCGGCTGGACTAAGCGGTTGAAGGATTCTTCCGGGAAAAGCTGCTCCAGCTGCCTCGTGGTCTGCAGGGCTGAAAGCCTCATATTAAATTGACGGTCCTCAAGCGCCCGGGCTATCATTTCTATGGACGAACTTAAATGAGCCTTCATAAACTTTGTTACGTCATGCTGTTTCTGAAGACGTGTTGATGCATTCTGTGCATTTAATCCGGAGAATGCAAAAGCCAGGCTTAGCAGTGCTGTTAAGAAAAAGCGTTTCATTTTATTATCCTTTCACTAAAAGTTTTAGTAAAACTAATTAAAATATTAAACTGAATTTCCCGGATTGAGCTTTTTTTAATGAACAGAGCCGCCTCCGGAATTTGTCTTTGCACTTCTTTTATGGTGCAGTATCAGGATACATCCTTTTATAAGAAGTTACAATCACCCAATGGTAGCGTAAATGGACGCATTTTTACATAGTCCTGAAAGTAGAAGAAGGATTTA
The window above is part of the Ignavibacteria bacterium genome. Proteins encoded here:
- a CDS encoding response regulator transcription factor; protein product: MRKIPVVIVEDNWLLRESIKEMIEQAKDFKLLAACERFEGIPSWSSGAASLSPVVLLELGNCNEKGLELVRTVKEALPNSKIVIMNMLPKQEDILQLVSCGVEGFILKDAASEEFLATVRTVFLGEKVLPQRLTNMLFSQIIEHSNGSEMPSLLESANLSSREKQIIHFVAEGLTNKEIAQQLNISSFTVKSHVHNILKKLDLRKRMQIAKIASLQEIK